The following proteins come from a genomic window of Maniola hyperantus chromosome 8, iAphHyp1.2, whole genome shotgun sequence:
- the LOC117984733 gene encoding putative eggshell protein: MRSTFLCCAVLAALAYVSCREVAREKRDADLDTAASDKGGKWDKGGGHEHHEDHHHDHGEKGHKGYKGHHHHEHGKKGHRHHEGHKGHHDEHGGHKKHHHHDDGHHHEHHHGEKGHKGHGHHEEGHYHKGHSTKGHHGVHKHDEFKKEKHFHDHHHDGGHHEHHGGHHEEHGHKKGGGHHKGHKHGGHHHHEHGKKGHHEKGGHHHDHKDHHDEGGHHEHHHHHDDHGKKGGHEDHKHWGYKKGHK; this comes from the coding sequence ATGAGGAGTACATTCCTGTGTTGCGCCGTGCTAGCGGCGCTGGCGTACGTTAGCTGCCGCGAGGTGGCCAGAGAAAAGAGGGACGCTGACTTGGATACGGCTGCGTCCGACAAAGGTGGCAAATGGGACAAAGGAGGTGGCCACGAGCATCACGAGGATCACCATCACGACCACGGGGAGAAAGGACACAAAGGGTACAAGGGTCATCATCACCACGAGCACGGCAAAAAGGGTCACCGCCATCATGAAGGTCACAAGGGTCATCACGACGAGCATGGCGGTCATAAGAAGCATCACCACCACGACGACGGGCATCATCACGAACATCACCACGGGGAAAAGGGGCACAAAGGACACGGTCACCACGAGGAGGGGCACTACCATAAGGGCCACTCCACGAAGGGACATCATGGAGTGCACAAACATGACGAATTTAAGAAGGAAAAGCATTTCCACGACCATCATCACGATGGCGGACACCACGAACACCACGGAGGGCATCACGAGGAGCACGGCCACAAGAAGGGCGGCGGCCACCACAAGGGGCACAAGCACGGCGGACACCACCACCACGAGCACGGCAAGAAAGGCCACCACGAAAAGGGAGGACACCACCACGACCACAAAGATCACCACGACGAGGGCGGTCATCatgagcatcatcatcatcacgatgaTCATGGAAAGAAGGGCGGCCACGAGgatcacaagcactggggctaCAAGAAGGGACACAAATAA
- the LOC138402215 gene encoding uncharacterized protein: protein MGILDLIIIAHIIEAEEEEAEEIRRERFKRKRNIWVHDLWKKRRLFGQFQTFCTNLHLYPSIYYDYYKMNYDKFESLLEILRPHIQKQNTNYRLAISAEERLSVCLRFLTTAISFKALAHEYRMGYSTVLLIVHETCSAIWKCLRPRVMPKPTAQLWTKLAKEFETQWNFPNCIGAIDGKHVNIRAPWNSGSQFYNYKKYFSVVLLAIADANYRFVVVDIGAYGRNSDSGILSSSRLGQLLNNNTLDIPPSKCLPGTTEALPHVFVGDEAFPLHEHIMRPFPGSQMSTDVEKKIFNYRLSRARRIVESSFGILTQKFEVFQKRIRMQPKYLDIMILACTCLHNYLRNDEIFENIIETVPINSILQNLQADSVSRENAISIRDKFKTYFNSCGAVSWQNEMISRS, encoded by the exons ATGGGTATTTtggatttaattattattgcacaTATAATTGAAGCAGAAGAGGAAGAGGCCGAAGAGATAAGGAGGGaaagatttaaaagaaaaagaaatatttgGGTACACGACCTGTGGAAGAAAAGACGTTTGTTTGGCCAATTTCAAACATTTTGCACAAATTTACATCTGTATCCTAGCATTTATTATGACTATTATAAAATGAACTATGACAAATTTGAAAGTTTGTTGGAAATTCTCAGGCCACAtattcaaaaacaaaatacCAATTATAGATTGGCTATTTCCGCTGAAGAAAGACTGTCAGTCTGCCTCAG atttttaaCTACTGCTATCAGTTTCAAAGCGCTAGCTCACGAGTATCGAATGGGATATAGTACTGTACTTCTAATTGTTCACGAAACTTGCTCTGCGATATGGAAGTGTTTACGGCCGCGTGTTATGCCAAAACCGACAGCTCAGCTATGGACCAAACTAGCAAAAGAATTTGAAACTCAATGGAATTTTCCTAACTGTATAGGAGCCATAGATGGCAAACATGTTAATATAAGAGCACCTTGGAACAGCGGCAGTCAATTTTAtaactacaaaaaatatttcagtgTAGTTTTATTAGCCATAGCTGATGCAAATTACCGATTCGTTGTAGTCGATATTGGAGCATACGGTCGCAATAGTGATAGTGGCATTTTAAGCAGCTCCAGATTAGGACaattattgaataataataCACTGGATATACCACCTAGTAAATGTTTGCCAGGTACGACAGAAGCATTGCCACATGTATTTGTTGGAGATGAGGCTTTCCCGCTACATGAACACATAATGAGACCTTTTCCTGGAAGCCAAATGTCGACAGACGTcgagaagaaaatatttaactatCGCCTAAGCCGTGCAAGACGTATTGTAGAGAGCAGTTTCGGAATACTAACACAAAAATTTGAGGTTTTCCAAAAGAGAATTAGAATGCAACCCAAATACCTGGACATTATGATACTAGCGTGCACTTGTTTACATAATTACCTAAGAAATGatgaaatatttgaaaacaTAATTGAAACAGTGCCAATAAATAGTATATTACAAAATCTTCAAGCGGATTCTGTTTCCCGAGAAAATGCTATCTCTATAAGAGATAAATTTAAGACTTATTTTAATTCTTGTGGTGCCGTTTCTTGGCAAAACGAAATGATTTCCCGTAGTTAA
- the LOC117984538 gene encoding probable zinc transporter protein DDB_G0282067, producing the protein MRLVVVLVLITFVVVAQARRLPEKNEKPVDKPVEKGKEELVDQQDAASEHKKEPSHNSEYKRGGGKEHHADHLDEHEEKGYKAYEGHHHEEEGKKGHHDREQHKGEYDDHGSHKKEHHHGHGHYHEHHRGDKGEKGHKYEEKGHYNKGHSTKGHHEVHKLDEFKKDKTFFHQDGDSAHEEHHGGFHEEHGHKKGGHFKKGHLDGRHHEHEHGEKGHHEKGGHHHAHKGHKHSGGHDEHHHRHHDHAQKAGIEHHKKHVYKEGH; encoded by the coding sequence ATGAGGCTAGTGGTAGTATTAGTTTTAATTACATTCGTTGTCGTAGCACAAGCGCGACGGCTTCccgaaaaaaatgaaaaaccgGTAGATAAACCGGTAGAGAAAGGGAAAGAAGAACTGGTCGATCAACAAGATGCCGCTTCAGAACATAAGAAAGAACCGAGCCATAATAGCGAATATAAAAGAGGCGGAGGTAAAGAGCATCATGCAGATCACTTAGATGAACACGAAGAAAAGGGTTATAAGGCATACGAAGGTCATCATCACGAAGAAGAAGGAAAAAAGGGCCACCACGATAGAGAACAACACAAGGGCGAGTATGACGACCATGGCAGTCACAAAAAAGAACACCATCACGGACACGGTCACTATCATGAACATCATAGAGGTGATAAAGGTGAGAAAGGCCACAAGTACGAAGAGAAGGGACATTATAATAAAGGGCATTCGACAAAAGGACACCACGAAGTTCATAAACTTGATGAATTTAAGAAAGACAAAACTTTCTTTCATCAGGATGGTGACTCTGCTCATGAAGAGCACCACGGAGGTTTTCATGAAGAACATGGCCATAAAAAAGGTGGTCATTTCAAGAAAGGACATCTTGACGGTAGGCATCATGAACACGAACATGGAGAGAAGGGTCATCACGAGAAAGGAGGGCACCACCACGCGCATAAAGGCCATAAACATTCCGGAGGTCATGATGAACATCATCATCGTCACCACGATCACGCCCAGAAAGCAGGAATCGAACATCACAAGAAACATGTATATAAAGAAGGTCATTGA
- the LOC117984736 gene encoding putative eggshell protein gives MKLSFVLGIFALVALSSAREIRQERDDDLAPAASHHHEKGGGKEHHHHHHHEHDEKGHKEHKGHHDHEHEHKGHHDHAGHKGHHDDHGGHKKHHHHEDGHHHHHHHGEKGEKGHGFEEKGHYHKGHSTKGHHGVHKIDEFKKDKHFHDRHGESGHHEGHGGHHEEHGHKKGGHFHHGHKHGGHHEHHHGKKGHHEKGGHHHGHEGHHDEGGHHEHHHHHKGSGKKGEHGDHKHWGFKKGH, from the coding sequence ATGAAGTTAAGTTTTGTGCTGGGCATTTTCGCCCTCGTCGCGCTATCGAGCGCAAGGGAAATAAGACAGGAACGTGATGATGATCTCGCGCCCGCAGCATCTCACCATCACGAGAAGGGGGGAGGAAAGGAACATCACCACCATCACCATCACGAACATGATGAGAAAGGCCATAAGGAACACAAGGGACACCACGATCATGAACACGAACACAAGGGCCATCACGACCATGCCGGACACAAAGGCCACCACGACGATCACGGCGGCCACAAGAAACACCATCACCACGAAGACGGCCACCACCACCATCACCACCACGGTGAGAAGGGAGAGAAAGGACACGGATTCGAAGAGAAAGGCCACTACCACAAAGGACACTCTACCAAAGGACATCACGGTGTACATAAAATAGATGAGTTCAAGAAGGACAAACACTTCCACGACAGGCACGGAGAGTCGGGCCACCACGAAGGACACGGAGGCCACCACGAGGAGCACGGCCACAAGAAGGGCGGACACTTCCATCACGGCCACAAGCACGGCGGACACCACGAACACCACCATGGCAAGAAAGGACACCACGAGAAGGGAGGACACCACCACGGACACGAAGGCCACCACGACGAGGGCGGCCACCACGAACACCATCACCATCACAAGGGCTCCGGGAAGAAGGGCGAGCATGGTGACCACAAACATTGGGGCTTCAAGAAGggacattaa